From one Planctomycetia bacterium genomic stretch:
- a CDS encoding DUF692 domain-containing protein, whose protein sequence is MANDHPPTTTSPDSGLPNLGLGVGLRTAHFAHLLRERPVVDWLEIISENFIDSGGRPRYVLEQLAERYPIVMHGVSLSIGGCDPLDFEYLGKLRNLARAIDARWISDHVCWTGVAGRNTHDLLPLPLNEESLKHVAARVRQVQDFLERPLVLENPSSYVTFRSSTMSEWEFLSRLTAETDCRLLLDVNNVYVSSVNHEFDPLEYIRSVPHDRVVQFHLAGHTDCGTHIVDTHDGPVVDRVWELYREAHRLTGGAATLLEWDASIPEFPVVHAEVLKAREFMDAREPVPASYEPAARAEPIAHASAVAHPLHHVVAEVA, encoded by the coding sequence ATGGCGAACGACCACCCACCGACGACGACCTCGCCTGATTCGGGCCTCCCGAATCTCGGCCTCGGAGTCGGTTTGCGAACGGCCCACTTCGCGCACTTGCTGCGCGAACGGCCGGTCGTCGATTGGCTGGAGATCATCTCCGAGAACTTCATCGATTCCGGCGGCCGCCCGCGCTACGTGCTCGAGCAACTTGCCGAGCGTTATCCGATCGTCATGCACGGCGTGTCGCTGTCGATCGGCGGTTGCGATCCGCTCGACTTCGAGTATCTCGGCAAGCTCCGCAACCTCGCTCGCGCGATCGACGCCCGTTGGATCTCCGACCACGTCTGCTGGACCGGCGTCGCCGGCCGCAACACACACGACCTGCTGCCGCTGCCGCTCAACGAAGAGTCGCTGAAGCACGTTGCCGCGCGAGTGCGGCAAGTGCAAGACTTTCTCGAACGGCCGTTGGTTCTTGAGAACCCGAGCAGCTACGTGACGTTTCGTTCGTCGACCATGAGCGAATGGGAATTCCTCTCGCGGCTCACGGCCGAGACCGATTGCCGGCTGTTGCTCGATGTGAACAACGTCTACGTTTCGAGTGTGAACCACGAGTTCGATCCGCTCGAATACATTCGCAGCGTGCCGCACGATCGCGTGGTGCAGTTCCACTTGGCCGGCCATACCGATTGCGGCACGCACATCGTCGACACGCACGACGGGCCGGTCGTCGATCGGGTGTGGGAACTCTATCGCGAGGCACATCGGCTCACGGGCGGCGCGGCGACCCTGCTCGAATGGGACGCTTCGATCCCGGAGTTTCCGGTCGTGCATGCCGAGGTGCTGAAGGCTCGCGAGTTCATGGACGCTCGTGAACCTGTGCCGGCGTCGTACGAGCCCGCAGCGCGAGCCGAGCCGATCGCGCACGCTTCCGCGGTGGCGCACCCGCTGCATCATGTCGTGGCGGAAGTCGCCTAA
- a CDS encoding DNA-binding domain-containing protein: MDPTQPLKLAALERWLQAVVAHPGGALEGAHSDEATTTQLGGIAEVIEPSSKQTSLERVNVYAHGYWSRLLDCLREDFPMLRAALGDEMFDAFAVGYLQSYPSQSYTLGKLGARFPQYLEETSPQSSEADAWLVPIIELAVLERAINDIFDAPGGETLGYLTPEDLAAIEPQQRAEMRLAPLPTFRLLRFRCELDDYFSALRGASEPSAVPLPDLGDTYLALSRREFVVRRHGLSHAQYELLTSLAAG; this comes from the coding sequence ATGGATCCAACACAACCTTTGAAGCTCGCTGCGCTCGAGCGCTGGCTGCAAGCCGTGGTCGCGCATCCCGGCGGCGCCCTCGAAGGGGCGCACAGCGACGAAGCGACGACAACGCAACTCGGCGGCATCGCGGAAGTGATCGAGCCGTCGTCGAAGCAGACGAGCCTAGAGCGCGTGAACGTCTATGCGCACGGCTATTGGTCGCGCTTGCTCGATTGCCTGCGCGAAGATTTTCCGATGCTCCGCGCAGCGCTCGGCGATGAGATGTTCGACGCGTTCGCGGTCGGCTACTTGCAATCGTATCCCTCACAAAGCTACACGCTCGGCAAGCTCGGCGCACGCTTTCCGCAGTATCTCGAAGAGACGTCGCCGCAATCGTCCGAGGCCGACGCTTGGCTCGTGCCGATCATCGAGCTCGCCGTGCTCGAACGGGCCATCAACGATATCTTCGACGCACCCGGCGGCGAAACGCTGGGATACCTCACGCCGGAAGACCTCGCCGCGATCGAACCGCAGCAGCGCGCCGAGATGCGATTGGCGCCGCTGCCGACGTTTCGCTTGCTCCGCTTCCGTTGCGAGCTCGACGATTATTTCAGTGCCTTGCGCGGGGCGAGCGAACCCTCGGCCGTGCCGCTGCCGGATCTCGGCGACACCTATCTCGCTTTGTCGCGCCGCGAGTTCGTCGTACGCCGTCACGGCCTCTCGCACGCGCAATACGAATTGCTGACTTCGCTGGCGGCGGGCC